The genomic window CGTGGTGGAAGAACTGGATGCCGCCCATGAGGCAGGCATGAAAACCGGTTGGCTGCTTCGTCCGCCGCAGGACATCCCGGCTCAGCCACGCCATCCCGCCTACACCAGCTTCGACGCCATCAAGCCCTGATTCCGAGCCGCACGCATGCGCACCGTACTGACTGCCCTGCTCGCCTTCGCCGCCGGTGTGCTGCTGATGCTGCTGGTCGTGCGGCACCCGGCCGCCCCCGCCCAGCCCGCACCCAGCGTTGCATCGGCCAGCACGTCCGCACCGGCCAGTGCCAGCAGCACTGACTCGGACGATAGCGACGACAATGACAACTGGCCCAATCAGGCCCCTTCGCCAGAACAGGTCATCTACGCTCAACCTGGCATGGTTCGCCAGGCGATCTCGCAGCTGACGCCGCGCGTCGCTGACAAGACCAATCTATACCTAGTGACCTTTGCCGGCGACGGTGGCGAAGACGTGTTCCGCAACGAAGCCGAATACGCCGGGCAACTGTTCACCAAACGCTTCGGCCCTACCGCTCACGCCGTGGTGCTGGAGAACAATCCCAGCACCCTGCAATCGCATCCGCTGGCAAACTGGAGCAATCTCGAAGATGCGCTCGATCAGCTCACTCACGTGATGAAGCCGGATGAAGACATCCTGGTGCTCTACATGACGTCGCACGGCGACGAAGACCACAACCTGCTGGTCGACATGGATCCGTTGCCGCTGGATCAGATCGGTGCATCCGACTTGGCCAGCATCCTGAAGAAGCGCTCCTTCAAGTGGAAAGTAGTGGTCGTCAATGCCTGCTACTCCGGTGGCTTCGTGCCGGACCTGCGCAGCTCAGGCACGCTGGTACTGACTGCGGCACGCACTGACCGTAGCTCGTTCGGTTGCGGCAGCGATTCCGACATCACTTATTTCGGCAAAGCGTGGCTGGTGGATGCATTGAACAAGACCGACAATTTTGTCGATGCATTTCAGTTTGCCAAGAACGATATTGCCGGTTGGGAGAAGGAGCAGAAGCTGACACCTTCCGAACCGCAGATGGATGTCGGCGCAGGCATTGCGCAGCAGCTTGCTGCGTGGCGCAAGGAAGTCACACCGGGACCTGCCGTACCCTTTACGCCACCGCCGCCGTCGACCAATAGCACGCCAGCGGGTTCGCAGTAAGACTAAACCCCAACAGCATCCTTAGGCATCGTAGGTTGGGTTGCCCCGGACCTGATCCGGTAGTAACCCAGCCTACCTGTCTCGCTCAGGCATGGCGCTCGACCAGCACTCGCGTCACATCAACCAGTCCCAAACCTCGCGCGCGCAGCAACACGGTAAGGTGAAAGATCAGATCCGCCGCCTCACCAAGCAACTCATCGTCACTCTGCGCCACCCCAGCCAGCGCTGTCTCCACGCCTTCCTCGCCGACCTTCTGCGCAATCCGTCGCGTACCGTCCTTGAACAGACGCGTGGTGTAACTTCCTTCAGGCAGCAATGCTTTGCGCTTTTCCACCAGCGCATCAAGCTCGGCCAGAAAACCGAGCGGAGGACGCACCGCGTCGCCGAAGCAACTGCTGGTGCCCAGATGGCAGGTAGGACCTTGCGGATCAGCAAGCACCAGCAAGGTGTCTGCGTCGCAATCTATCCGGATCGATTTCACATCCAGCGTATGGCCTGAGCTTTCGCCCTTCATCCACAAGCGCTGCTTGCTACGGCTGTAGAACGTCACCTTCCCGATCGTCTGCGTCTGCGCCAGCGCTTCGGCATTCATGTATCCAAGCATCAGCACTTCGCCGGACAACCAGTGCTGCACGATCACCGGCAGCAGCCCACCTGACTTAGACCAATCGAGCCGCCCCAGATCAACTCGGCTCACATCTGTCATGGCGCTACTCATCACACACTCTCCTGCAGGCGAACCACCACACCCTGCTGCTGCAGATAACGCTTGAGATCCGTTATCGCGATGACGCCGCTGTGAAAAACACTGGCCGCAAGTGCGCCATCAACCCGCGCATGCCCAAATGCGTCAAGGAAGTGATCCATCGCGCCCGCGCCGCCCGAAGCAATCAAGGGCACGCTGCATACCGCTCGCGCAACCGCCAGCTGTTGGAGATCGTACCCCTTTCGCACACCGTCACTATCCATGCAGTTGAGCACGATCTCACCAGCACCACGATTCTGCACCTCGATCATCCAATCCAACGTGCGCCGTGGCAACGAACGCGTCTTGGAGGGATCGCCCGCGTACTGACGCACGCGCCATTCGCCATCTTCATCCCGCAACGAGTCGATGCCGACCACCACGCATTGCACCCCGAATGCAGCGGCCAGTTCGTCGATCAGCTCCGGGCGTTCCAGTGCAGGCGAATTCACCGAGATCTTGTCGGCGCCAGCGTGCAGCACCTCGCGCGCTTCCTCGACCGAACGAATGCCACCTGCCACGCAGAACGGAATATCAATCACCCGTGCCACACGCTCGACCCAGGTGCGGTCCACACTGCGGCCTTCCGGGCTGGCCGTGATGTCGTAGAACACCAGTTCGTCGGCGCCTTCATCGCGATAGCGCAAGGCTAGGTCGACGATTTCGCCCATCACCACGTGATCGCGAAAACGGACACCCTTCACAACCTTGCCGTCGCGCACGTCCAGGCAGGGAATAATGCGGCGACTCAACATGCCAATGCGTCCTCCAGCGTAAAACGGCCTTCCAGCAAGGCGCGGCCAAGAATCACGCCGTGCGCACCCGCTTCACCAGCAGCGCGAATATCGTCCAGCGAACGTACGCCACCGGAAGCCTGCACCGCCAGCTGCGGTACGGTGCCTGCCAGGTGCCGATAGAGATCAAGATTGAAACCCGCCAGCATGCCGTCGCGCTCAATGTCCGTGCATAGAAGATGGCGCGCGCCACGCTGGGCATACCAGGGAGCGAGCTCGTCCAGCGTGCGCGCCTCCTCCTCAATCCAGCCTGCGCTGGGCAAGGTCCAGCGCTCTGCGCGCCGGCGTGTGTCGAGGGCGATGGTAAAGCGTTCGCCGCCGTGACGGTGCAACCAGCCAGCCACCTGCTCCGGATCGCGAATCGCCACGCTCCCAACCACCACTCGCGAAACACCTGCGGCGAACAAGCGGCGTACATCTTCCTCGTTACGCACACCACCGCCGGCCTGCATCTGCATGCCGGCCTTCGCCAACGCTTCGATCACGGCCAGGTTGGCCAGATCGCCGGCACGCGCACCATCGAGGTCCACCACGTGCAGCCAGCGCGCGCCGGCTTGCGCATAGCGCGCTGCCAGATCGCGAGGATCGCTGGTGTAGCGAGTTTCCTGTGCGTAATCACCCTGCTTCAGGCGAACCACCTGGCCGCCGCGCAGGTCGATGGCGGGTATTACTTCAAAGTTCATGCTGGTCGATTCCAAAATCTATCCACGCTTTAACAACCCCATCTCAGCTCGCCGTCATTCCCGCGAAAGCGGGAATCCATCTCGCGTATACACGAAATGCAACATGGGTTCCCGCTTCCGCGGGAATGACAATGTTTCCGAACCAATAACTATTACAGCTCGATCAGAGCTCCAAAAAATTCTTCAATAGCTTGGCGCCGACGCTGGCCGAACGCTCGGGATGGAATTGCATGCCATGGAAATTGCCGCTGGCAATGACGGCAGAAAACGGATCGCCGTAATCGCTACTGGCCAGGGTGTAGGAACCCATCGGCACCGCGTAGCTATGCACGAAATAGGCCCAATCGCCTTCTTGCAGGTTTTTCAGCAACGGATGAGTTACCCGCGGCGAAAGCCTGTTCCAGCCCATATGTGGCACGCACAGATCGGGAGCCTCTTCAAAACGATGCACGTGCACAGGAATAACACCCAGGCAAGTGGTATCACCTTCCTGCGAATGCGCGCAAAGTAGTTGCATGCCCAGGCACACGCCAAGCACCGGTTGAGTCAGCGAACGAATCACATCGACCAGTCCCAGCTCACGCAGTCGCGCCATACCCGGCCCCGCCGCACCAACTCCCGGCAAGATCACTTTGTCCGCAGCACGAATCTTCGCGGCATCGGAAGTAAGCGCCGCATCAACGCCAAGGCGCTGCAGGGCGTAACGCACGGAACCAATATTGGTGCCGCCAGCGTCGACCAGCACCACGCTCATTACAAAGCACCTTTCGTACTGGGCAATTCATCACCTTCACGGCGGATCGCCTGACGTAACACGCGAGCGGTGACCTTGAAGCAGGCCTCCACCATGTGATGCGCATTCTCGCCCTTCACAACGAGATGCAGATTCGCGCCCAACGCGTCGCACAGCGAACGGAAAAAGTGCGGCACCAGTTCGGTTGGCACATCGCCCACTCGTTCACGCGGAAACTCACCTTCAAAGACGAAATACGGACGCCCGGAAAGATCCAGTGCCGCGCTGGCTTGTGACTCGTCCATCGGCAAGGTAAAGCCGTAGCGGCCGATACCGCGCTTGTCGCCTAGCGCTTGACGCAAGGCCTGGCCAAGCGCGAGCGCGCAATCCTCGATGGTGTGGTGTTCGTCGACTTTGGTGTCGCCGTCGCATTCGATCTGCAGGGCAAAACCACCGTGCTTGCCGATCTGCTCCAGCATGTGGTCGAAGAACCCCAATCCAGTGTGTGCAACCGGCTCAGCCTGACGGTCCAGATCCACGCGTACCTTGATGCGTGTTTCCTTGGTATGGCGTGTCACTTCCGCTATGCGTGGCCGATCCAGCAGCTGATGGGCAATATCCTCCCAGCTGATACCTTGCAGCCCGACACGAAAACCGCGCACACCCATGTTTGCTGCAAATTGCAGATCGGTCTCACGATCACCGACCATTGCCGAATCTGCGCGTGTCCAGCCGTCATCGGCCAGGTACTGACGCATCATGCCGATGCCGGGCTTGCGCGTGTCCAGACCGTCATGCGGGAAACTGCGGTCGATCAACACTTCGCGAAAGCGGATGCTCTGCGACGCAAGAATACGCATCAGCAAGTCGTGCGGACCATCAAAATGTGCCTGCGGAAAGCGTTCCGTACCCAGTCCGTCCTGATTGGTGACCATCACCAGTTCGTAGCCCGCACCAACAATGCGCTGCAAGGCAGCTACCACGCCCGGAAGCAGATCAAGCTTTTCGTAACTGTCGATCTGCTCGTCGGCTGGCTCGTGAATAAGACAACCGTCGCGGTCGACAAAGAGAATCTTGCGGCTCATGCCACACCTTTCTTCAACATGATTTCATTCAACACAGCGAGCACGCGCGCATTTTCCCTCGGCGTGCCAACGGTAATACGCAGCGCATCCTGCAGCATCGGATAACGCCGGATATCGCGCACCACGATGCCTTCCTGCTGCAATTGCTGATACACGGCCCCGGCATCGTCGAAGCGCACGGCAAGAAAGTTGGCGTCCGAAGGCAACACTTCGCGCACACCCGGAAGTTGGCCCAGGGCTGATTGCAGCATCGCGCGCTCCCCTTGCACGATGGCGACATTCTCCCGCGCTGCCGCCTGACCCGCGGGAGACAATGCGGCGAGCGCCGCGGCTACGCAGGGCAAGGGCAGCGGATATGGAGGCATGATCCGGCGGATCAAAGCGATCACCTCGGGACTGGCCAGCAAGCTGCCGATGCGAGCGCCAGCTAGCGCCCAGGCCTTCGACAAAGTGCGCAGCACAGCAAGATGTTCATAGCGATCGATCAGATCGACGACACTCGCCTGACTGGAGAATTCCACGTAAGCCTCGTCCACCACCAGTAGCGCTCGGCCAGCCAGCGCCTGCGCAACGTGTTCAATGTCCACGCGAGAAATCGATTTTCCGCTGGGATTGTTCGGCGTGCACAGGAAAACCAGCTTTACTGCGGGCGTGACCGAGGCCAGTAAAGCATGCGCATCCAAACTAAAATCCTGAGCAAGCGGCACCTCGATCACCGCCGCGTTCTGGATACGCGCACTCATCGCATACATGCCGAAGGTAGGCGGCTGGATCAGGATCGCGTCTTCGCCTGCGCGACAAAATGCACGCACCAGCAAATCGATCGCCTCATCACTGCCGCGCCCCACAAACAATTGCTCGCGCTTTACGCCATAAAGCGCAGCCAGCGATTGCAATAGAGCTTCAGGCTGGGGATCGGGATAGCGATTGCAACCCAGTCCGCCATCACCGTTCGGTGCCCATGCCGATTCGTTGGCATTGAGCATGATCTGGCCCCCACCCGCTTCCATGCGCGCCGAGGAATAGGGCTGCAAGTTGCGGATGTCCGGCCTGGCGAGATCAAGCACGCTCATAGCTGCACACCCAATGCAGCCAGACGCAAGGTCACGGCACGACGATGTGCCTCAAGCTGCTCGGCTGCAGCCAGCGTGGCCGTGCACGGGCCAATTGCACGCAGACCGTTAGGATCAAGCTCTTGTACGGTGATCTGTTTTTGATAACTGGCCACCGACACGCCGCTATAGCTGCGGGCATAGCCGTAAGTGGGCAGAACGTGATTGCTGCCGCTGCAATAGTCACCGACGGATTCCGGCGTCCACGCACCGACGAAGACCGAGCCGGCACTTTCGATGTCATCGAGCAGATCACGTGCCGCACTAACTTGCAAAATCAGGTGCTCCGGCGCATAGCGGTTGCTGACGTCCACCGCTTGAGCCAATGATTTGACTTCGATCAGGCGGCTCTGCGTCAGCGCTTGTTCCGCAATCGCTTCACGCGGCAGTTCGGCGCACTGACGATCCACTTCCGTCGCCACCTTGTCGAGCAAGGCAGCCGACGGGCTGACCAGAATCACCTGCGAATCGGGGCCATGTTCGGCCTGCGACAACAGATCGGCAGCGACGAAGACGGGATTGGCATCAGCATCCGCGATCACCAGCACCTCCGATGGACCCGCCGGCATATCGATGGCTGCACCTTCGGGATCGCCGGATACCTGCAGCTTTGCCTCGGTCACCCAAGCGTTACCGGGGCCAAACAATTTGTCGCAACGGGGCACGCTTTCCGTGCCGTAAGCCATGGCGGCAATGGCCTGCGCGCCGCCCAGTTTGAAAACACGATGCACCCCGACCGTACGCGCAGTAAACAGCACGGCTTCATCGCACGTACCATCCGCACGCGCCGGAGAGCACAGCACGACTTCGCGACAGCCGGCGATGCTTGCCGGCACACCAAGCATCAATGCTGTCGACGGCAACGGCGCACTTCCGGCCGGGACATAAAGCCCGACCCGGTTGATAGGACGCAGCACACGTTCGACGCGCACGCCGACAGCCGTATTCACACCGACCGGCTGCGGTGCTGCCGCGCGGTGAAAAGCCTCGATGCGCGCCGCAGCTTCGCGGATGGCAGCTTTCAGCTCCGGTGCAAGTTTCAGTTCAGCCGCAGCAAACTCGCCTTCGCTGACTTCGATCACGTCCAGCGTGCAACGATCGTAGCGGGCGGAAAGTTCGCGCAATGCCGCGTCACCCTTCGCACGCACCGTGGCGATGATGTCTTCAACACCACGTCGCAACGTCTCTGCGCGCGATTGCACCGGCCGCGCCAGCGCGTCGGTACGCTCGGATTCGCTCAGGTTGTTCCAGTCAATACGTTTCATGCCATGACTCTTAAGCAAGCATCTTTTCAACTGGCAGCACGAACATCTCGCGCGCACCGGCCTTCTTGATTTCTTCCAGTTGGCGCCAGCTCACCTCGCCGGCGCACAGCGCCTGCAACATCAGCTGATCGGGCTGACCCGCAACGGGCAGCAAGGTAGGTTGGGGGCCACCCGGCAGCAGTCGCGTCACCGCATCGAGCGAGGTCCGCGAGGTCTGGAGCAGCAGCAGGCGCGATTCGCGCACCTGGATCACACCGTCCAGGCGCTTGAGCAACAGTTCGATCATGTCGCCGCGTTCATCGCTGGGCAGCGCATCCGGCCCCGCCAGCACCGCTTCGCTCTGCAGCAACACATCGGTTTCACGCAATTGATTGGCAATCAGGGTGCCACCGCTCTGCACCAAGTCGCAGATAACTTCGGCCGTGCCCAGCTTCGGCGCGATTTCCACCGAGCCCGCGAGCGTCACCACGGCCGCATCAACGTTCTTCTCCTTAAGCCATTGGTTGAGCAGCCCCGGATAGGAGGTGGCAATGCGCAAACCCGACAGATCCTGCGGCTGGCTGTAATCCATGTCCTGCGGCACGGCAATCGAGAGACGGCAGCGTCCGAAACCCAGTGGGCGCCATTCGGTCAGCGTAGCCGCGCCATCGCCGACTACGCCCCGGAATTCGTTCAACACGTTGCGGCCGACGATGCCCAGGTCGCAAACACCCTGCGCAATCAGGCCAGGAATATCGTCGTCGCGGACCAACAGCAGGTCCACGGGCTCGCCTTCGCCAAAACAAAACAGTTTGTCGCGGCTCTGCCGAAAGGTGAGGCCACAGCGGTTGAGCAGATCCAACGCCGGCTCGGTCAGGCGGCCAGACTTCTGCATGGCGATACGCAAACGATCCCTCGGCTTCATGCCCTTGCCCTTTTTGCGGCGGCGCGACTACGCGCAGCACGCGCGGCGGCGGCAAGATAGCCGCCGCTGCCTTGATTCAGATAGCGCGCCACGCGCCCGATGGTGGTGATGCTCACGGCCGTGCGCTCGTGGATTTCGCGGTAGGACACACCTTCCAGCAGATAAGGCACCACCCGCCAGCGATCGACCAGCACCTCCAGTTCGGCCGGCGTACACAGATCGTTGAGGAAGGCGTCCATTTCTTCGGTCGTTTTCAACGAGAGCAAGGCGCGGCAGAGGCTGGCCTTGGCGGACTCATCGGGGGTCTCAGGATCGATCGATCGACGCTTCATAATGTACTAACGCATTAACACAGTGGAGCGCATCATACGCGAGGCTGACGGCAGTGGCAAGTCCGGCCAGACGCAAGTCAAAGACCTGCGAATTCGCAGGAAAATCCGGCAAACTCACCCACCCGGCTCGCACGGCATTCGTCGGGCGTCCCGTCAGCCGCACGCGTGTTCGTCCGTTATCCCCCAAAGAACTCAAACGGTGCAGCCCGGCTTGCACGCCCATTGCCCCTACTGAAGGCGCTCATGAACAACTCCCCTGCCGTTCGATTCGCCCCTCGCTTGATGATTTTCGCGGTCATCGTTTTTGCAGCCGTCTGCACTGCGGCACAGTTCTGGCGAACCGATCTGAACTGGATCACCATCCCGCTAAGTACGTATCTCGCGGGCCCCGGCAGTACCTATGTGCGCTCGGTGTATTACCTGATGGCGATCGCGCTGCTCGCCTTTGCCTGGGTGACTTACATCGCGACCACACCTGCATTGCGCAGCGTGCTGGGATCTGGCCTGTTCGCAGCAGCGGGACTCATCCTGCCTATCGTGGCCATCACTGAACTGTTCCGGGGCACGCCATACCAGGCGCTGGCCCACGTGACCCACAAAGTCACGTCTCTTGCCACCTTTCTGTGGCTCAGCTTCGGCATGCTGCTCGTATCGAGCCGCTGGCGGCGCGACTCAGGTATGCAGTCAGGCAGCCTGCCCGGTGTCGTGCTCGCTTGGGCAGCCACCTTTGTGCTGTGGTTTCAGGTGCTGATATCGGTGTTTCCGAACGGCCTGATGGAGAAGCTCGCGATCGTGCTTATCCTGTTGTGGCTGGGCTGGGCCGCGCGCCACATTCTCGCCGCAAGCAAACGCGGGCTGGGGTAAGCCAACGCACTTGCTTAAAGCCGATCGAGTTACCCCGGATGACGTTCGGGGCAACCCAATCTCTATCCACGATGCCGCGGCTTCAGCCCGCAAATACGCGCTGCTGCACCAATTCGCATACCGTGTGTACATCGCTATCCATCGCACGGTCGCGATGCATGAATCGAATCTGCTTACGCAGCGCTTCGTGCGCTTTGCGCACCGCCTCGCCCGCATGGAAATCACCCACGTCGGCCAATGCTGCAGTGAGCTGCTTCACTTCCTCGACGAACTGGGCGTAATGCGGATTGTCTTCGCGTGGCGCGTTGGCAACCTTGGAAGCCAATGCCTGCCAGTCGCCGCGCGCAGCGAGACGGCGGGCGGCGTTGAGCATTTCCTGGCGGTAATCCAACGCCTGCGCCGCAGTGTAGAGCTCCAGCGCCAGCACGTGGCTGAGATCGTCCATCATCTCCAACACATGGCGCGCTTCGTTGGCGCCCATGGAAACGTGATCCTCGGCGTTCGCGCTGGTCGGCACGGAATACACGCTGGCCGGATGCGCACGCGTGGCCAGATCGTTCACCAATGCCGCGGCGGTGTATTGCACGATCATGAAGCCGGAATCGGTGCCATCTTCGTTGCCGGTGAGGAAGGCCGGCAGGCCGTCGTTGGTGGCCGGATCAACCAGCTTGTTGAGACGGCGCTCGGAGATCGAGGCCAGCACCGGAATCGCGGCCTTCACATAGCTCATCGCCAACGCCAGCGGCATGCCATGGAAGTGGCCGGCGGAAATCACCTGCTCTTCAATATGTGTGGCATCGGTGTTGTCAGGGAAGATCAACGGGTTGTCGGTGACTGCATTCAATTCAATGTCGATGACGCGACAAGCTTGCGCCCAGGCATCGCGCACCGCGCCGTGCACCTGCGGCATGCAGCGCAGGCAGTAGGCGTCC from Dyella caseinilytica includes these protein-coding regions:
- the hisB gene encoding bifunctional histidinol-phosphatase/imidazoleglycerol-phosphate dehydratase HisB, producing the protein MSRKILFVDRDGCLIHEPADEQIDSYEKLDLLPGVVAALQRIVGAGYELVMVTNQDGLGTERFPQAHFDGPHDLLMRILASQSIRFREVLIDRSFPHDGLDTRKPGIGMMRQYLADDGWTRADSAMVGDRETDLQFAANMGVRGFRVGLQGISWEDIAHQLLDRPRIAEVTRHTKETRIKVRVDLDRQAEPVAHTGLGFFDHMLEQIGKHGGFALQIECDGDTKVDEHHTIEDCALALGQALRQALGDKRGIGRYGFTLPMDESQASAALDLSGRPYFVFEGEFPRERVGDVPTELVPHFFRSLCDALGANLHLVVKGENAHHMVEACFKVTARVLRQAIRREGDELPSTKGAL
- the hisG gene encoding ATP phosphoribosyltransferase is translated as MKPRDRLRIAMQKSGRLTEPALDLLNRCGLTFRQSRDKLFCFGEGEPVDLLLVRDDDIPGLIAQGVCDLGIVGRNVLNEFRGVVGDGAATLTEWRPLGFGRCRLSIAVPQDMDYSQPQDLSGLRIATSYPGLLNQWLKEKNVDAAVVTLAGSVEIAPKLGTAEVICDLVQSGGTLIANQLRETDVLLQSEAVLAGPDALPSDERGDMIELLLKRLDGVIQVRESRLLLLQTSRTSLDAVTRLLPGGPQPTLLPVAGQPDQLMLQALCAGEVSWRQLEEIKKAGAREMFVLPVEKMLA
- a CDS encoding C13 family peptidase, yielding MRTVLTALLAFAAGVLLMLLVVRHPAAPAQPAPSVASASTSAPASASSTDSDDSDDNDNWPNQAPSPEQVIYAQPGMVRQAISQLTPRVADKTNLYLVTFAGDGGEDVFRNEAEYAGQLFTKRFGPTAHAVVLENNPSTLQSHPLANWSNLEDALDQLTHVMKPDEDILVLYMTSHGDEDHNLLVDMDPLPLDQIGASDLASILKKRSFKWKVVVVNACYSGGFVPDLRSSGTLVLTAARTDRSSFGCGSDSDITYFGKAWLVDALNKTDNFVDAFQFAKNDIAGWEKEQKLTPSEPQMDVGAGIAQQLAAWRKEVTPGPAVPFTPPPPSTNSTPAGSQ
- the hisIE gene encoding bifunctional phosphoribosyl-AMP cyclohydrolase/phosphoribosyl-ATP diphosphatase HisIE; translated protein: MSSAMTDVSRVDLGRLDWSKSGGLLPVIVQHWLSGEVLMLGYMNAEALAQTQTIGKVTFYSRSKQRLWMKGESSGHTLDVKSIRIDCDADTLLVLADPQGPTCHLGTSSCFGDAVRPPLGFLAELDALVEKRKALLPEGSYTTRLFKDGTRRIAQKVGEEGVETALAGVAQSDDELLGEAADLIFHLTVLLRARGLGLVDVTRVLVERHA
- a CDS encoding DUF998 domain-containing protein; the protein is MNNSPAVRFAPRLMIFAVIVFAAVCTAAQFWRTDLNWITIPLSTYLAGPGSTYVRSVYYLMAIALLAFAWVTYIATTPALRSVLGSGLFAAAGLILPIVAITELFRGTPYQALAHVTHKVTSLATFLWLSFGMLLVSSRWRRDSGMQSGSLPGVVLAWAATFVLWFQVLISVFPNGLMEKLAIVLILLWLGWAARHILAASKRGLG
- the hisA gene encoding 1-(5-phosphoribosyl)-5-[(5-phosphoribosylamino)methylideneamino]imidazole-4-carboxamide isomerase, giving the protein MNFEVIPAIDLRGGQVVRLKQGDYAQETRYTSDPRDLAARYAQAGARWLHVVDLDGARAGDLANLAVIEALAKAGMQMQAGGGVRNEEDVRRLFAAGVSRVVVGSVAIRDPEQVAGWLHRHGGERFTIALDTRRRAERWTLPSAGWIEEEARTLDELAPWYAQRGARHLLCTDIERDGMLAGFNLDLYRHLAGTVPQLAVQASGGVRSLDDIRAAGEAGAHGVILGRALLEGRFTLEDALAC
- a CDS encoding YerC/YecD family TrpR-related protein, with product MKRRSIDPETPDESAKASLCRALLSLKTTEEMDAFLNDLCTPAELEVLVDRWRVVPYLLEGVSYREIHERTAVSITTIGRVARYLNQGSGGYLAAAARAARSRAAAKRARA
- the hisF gene encoding imidazole glycerol phosphate synthase subunit HisF, with the translated sequence MLSRRIIPCLDVRDGKVVKGVRFRDHVVMGEIVDLALRYRDEGADELVFYDITASPEGRSVDRTWVERVARVIDIPFCVAGGIRSVEEAREVLHAGADKISVNSPALERPELIDELAAAFGVQCVVVGIDSLRDEDGEWRVRQYAGDPSKTRSLPRRTLDWMIEVQNRGAGEIVLNCMDSDGVRKGYDLQQLAVARAVCSVPLIASGGAGAMDHFLDAFGHARVDGALAASVFHSGVIAITDLKRYLQQQGVVVRLQESV
- the hisH gene encoding imidazole glycerol phosphate synthase subunit HisH — its product is MSVVLVDAGGTNIGSVRYALQRLGVDAALTSDAAKIRAADKVILPGVGAAGPGMARLRELGLVDVIRSLTQPVLGVCLGMQLLCAHSQEGDTTCLGVIPVHVHRFEEAPDLCVPHMGWNRLSPRVTHPLLKNLQEGDWAYFVHSYAVPMGSYTLASSDYGDPFSAVIASGNFHGMQFHPERSASVGAKLLKNFLEL
- the hisC gene encoding histidinol-phosphate transaminase is translated as MSVLDLARPDIRNLQPYSSARMEAGGGQIMLNANESAWAPNGDGGLGCNRYPDPQPEALLQSLAALYGVKREQLFVGRGSDEAIDLLVRAFCRAGEDAILIQPPTFGMYAMSARIQNAAVIEVPLAQDFSLDAHALLASVTPAVKLVFLCTPNNPSGKSISRVDIEHVAQALAGRALLVVDEAYVEFSSQASVVDLIDRYEHLAVLRTLSKAWALAGARIGSLLASPEVIALIRRIMPPYPLPLPCVAAALAALSPAGQAAARENVAIVQGERAMLQSALGQLPGVREVLPSDANFLAVRFDDAGAVYQQLQQEGIVVRDIRRYPMLQDALRITVGTPRENARVLAVLNEIMLKKGVA
- the hisD gene encoding histidinol dehydrogenase, whose translation is MKRIDWNNLSESERTDALARPVQSRAETLRRGVEDIIATVRAKGDAALRELSARYDRCTLDVIEVSEGEFAAAELKLAPELKAAIREAAARIEAFHRAAAPQPVGVNTAVGVRVERVLRPINRVGLYVPAGSAPLPSTALMLGVPASIAGCREVVLCSPARADGTCDEAVLFTARTVGVHRVFKLGGAQAIAAMAYGTESVPRCDKLFGPGNAWVTEAKLQVSGDPEGAAIDMPAGPSEVLVIADADANPVFVAADLLSQAEHGPDSQVILVSPSAALLDKVATEVDRQCAELPREAIAEQALTQSRLIEVKSLAQAVDVSNRYAPEHLILQVSAARDLLDDIESAGSVFVGAWTPESVGDYCSGSNHVLPTYGYARSYSGVSVASYQKQITVQELDPNGLRAIGPCTATLAAAEQLEAHRRAVTLRLAALGVQL